In the genome of Cygnus olor isolate bCygOlo1 chromosome Z, bCygOlo1.pri.v2, whole genome shotgun sequence, one region contains:
- the ZFYVE16 gene encoding zinc finger FYVE domain-containing protein 16, producing MDSYFKAAVCDLDKLLDEFEQNTDECDFYRTPQNPYDSKQHSFSSDLDGLQHAYPTPKLHEDACMASEEISLVSHTGPNEGILNYPSQNEKSVAGPDLLSTVDSSSSKEIQASTPGRCSIPVCDLVNDTGNLIHSAGSSEDNQKLQPHDSQPSEDCLIGFGIPCIPIPVCVSSVSCSGGVSSTEQCDGDSLLQDSGHLKTEESSPLPLKSDVFAKTMISEPCGDTHRTESLKCSEVFDQPEQTACLNTACGSVTSQSSNVYSPKDETADGKLSCEPEDESACSAVSKEVYGGNTLEDEDSKDQSKDESMPSDLPKRPQLHKSHATLPGSCVLPGSTCQTGTKVALEEKVTEENVNSEELAGSEILSSVSPSCVSVKDVQTSLSVSERGSSVVTEEVNPLPQNEMVEVISDSLTIHAGKSKTDVSTCESWKETDLHEQEEYLPKINQSVVEKSAGGERCDTENAIDDSDSEQIKAIASAFQEYEAEPYGVGIDSYYNESIGQVVADFSVEEGIIKSDTLISDAELDEFLYGQSHQSNLTLDNDSNLMEADAEQMHLTNVNLDFTEVAEEHTQTKLEDITSINSNLEVSLTANKLESPTEGIHIQDVTENGSEALVSKFHTEGARPKQLFGLPQGAAGQRQLNETEVPERENQEVNSVTPEVPLSSTSIKFDKNSEPAVESSTETGGSQTSESAEPVKTPAALSQKQPLWVPDSEAPNCMNCQVKFTFTKRRHHCRACGKVFCGACCKRKCKLQYMEKEARVCIGCYDDINKAQAFERMMSPTGPLPNSSVSSECSAAPLQEAQIPGSANTPSSSALSPISVLKQPGIEGLCPKEQRRVWFADGILPTGEVADTTKLSSGAKRSSQDLSPVNPDLPEMHMAANPEEDDILTDVNSKPKEEIDVITRMEGLCPSVPSEQDVQQAVCGQSEMAHIYRFVTPGNKESSATEDEKTSSSLVDRTKSDMPVSPSSYRALCGVENRVHREISLVPDGDKLPPLLLAVGEKGKDPLVEEHPSHQQVTLLLAEGGPNPLTFILNANLLVNVRLISYSSEKCWYFSTNGLHGLGQAEIIILLQCLPDEETFPNEILKLFINIYKDAVKGRFIRNMENITFTENFLNNKDHGGFLFVSPTFQKLDDLILPDNPLLCGILIHKMEIPWAKVFPIRLMLRLGAEYGAYPTSLVSFRHRKPLFGEIGHTVMNLLVDLRNYQYTLHTIDNLFVHVEMGRSCIKIPLRKYNEVMKVVNSSNDHVISIGASFNTEADSHLVCVQNKHGLYHTQANSATEHPRKVTGASFVVFNGALKTSSGFLAKSSIVEDGLMVQITPETMESLRQALRNKKDFKITCGKVDAEGLKEYVDICWVENEEKTNKGILSPVDGKSMEGTQSEKVPHSRDFEREGKVLKCTEVYYFLKDHELSSPVPLQFAKEIAIACSTALCPHLKTLKNNGMNKIGLRVSVDSDMVEYLAGSGGRLLPQYYLNELDSALIPVIHGGMSDPTSLPLKMELVFFLIEHLF from the exons ATGGacagttattttaaagctgcagtCTGTGACTTGGACAAGCTACTTGATGAATTTGAACAAAATACAG atGAATGTGACTTCTACAGAACACCTCAAAATCCATATGACTCGAaacaacattcattttcttcagacttGGATGGCTTACAACATGCATATCCAACACCCAAACTGCATGAGGATGCTTGTATGGCATCAGAAGAAATCTCTCTAGTCAGCCATACTGGACCAAATGAAGGGATTCTGAATTACCCATCACAAAATGAGAAGAGTGTTGCTGGGCCTGATCTTTTGTCCACTGTGGACAGCAGTTCCTCAAAAGAAATTCAGGCTTCCACCCCAGGAAGGTGTAGTATACCTGTGTGTGATCTTGTTAATGACACAGGTAACTTGATTCATTCAGCAGGTTCCAGTGAAGATAATCAAAAGTTGCAGCCACATGACTCCCAGCCCAGTGAAGACTGTTTGATTGGCTTTGGCATACCTTGCATACCTATTCCTGTTTGTGTGTCATCAGTAAGTTGCAGCGGTGGTGTTTCAAGTACAGAACAGTGTGATGGGGACTCATTGCTACAAGATTCAGGACACCTTAAAACAGAGGAGAGTAGCCCACTGCCtttaaaatcagatgttttTGCTAAAACAATGATCTCAGAACCATGTGGTGATACACACAGAACAGAATCTTTAAAGTGCAGTGAGGTGTTTGATCAGCCAGAACAAACTGCTTGCCTTAATACTGCATGTGGCTCTGTAACATCACAGAGTTCGAATGTATACAGTCCCAAAGATGAGACAGCAGATGGGAAATTGTCTTGTGAACCAGAAGATGAAAGTGCATGCTCTGCAGTGAGCAAAGAGGTGTATGGAGGAAACACCCTAGAAGATGAAGACTCAAAAGATCAGAGTAAAGATGAATCCATGCCTTCGGATCTGCCAAAGAGGCCTCAGTTGCACAAAAGCCATGCAACATTACCTGGAAGCTGTGTTTTACCAGGCTCCACATGTCAAACGGGGACTAAAGTAGCCTTAGAAGAGAAAGTTACAGAGGAGAATGTAAATAGTGAAGAACTTGCTGGCAGTGAAATACTAAGCAGTGTTTCACCTTCATGTGTATCAGTCAAGGATGTCCAGACATCGCTGTCTGTATCTGAACGTGGTTCATCAGTTGTAACAGAAGAAGTTAATCCTCTACCTCAGAATGAAATGGTGGAGGTTATTAGTGACAGTTTAACTATTCATGCTGGGAAGTCTAAAACTGATGTCTCTACGTGTGAATCCTGGAAAGAGACTGACTTGCATGAACAGGAAGAATATTTACCTAAAATCAACCAAAGTGTTGTGGAAAAGAGTGCCGGTGGAGAGAGATGTGATACTGAGAATGCAATTGATGACAGTGATTCTGAGCAAATCAAAGCtattgcttctgcttttcaggaaTATGAAGCTGAGCCATATGGTGTTGGTATAGACTCCTATTACAATGAAAGTATTGGCCAAGTTGTGGCTGACTTCTCTGTTGAGGAGGGCATTATCAAAAGTGATACTCTAATAAGTGATGCCGAGCTTGATGAATTCTTGTATGGACAAAGTCATCAGTCTAATTTGACTTTAGACAATGACAGTAACTTAATGGAAGCTGATGCAGAACAAATGCACTTAACAAACGTGAACCTAGATTTTACAGAGGTTGCTGAAGAACATACACAGACAAAACTGGAAGATATAACTAGCATTAATAGTAATCTCGAAGTATCTCTTACTGCCAATAAATTGGAATCTCCAACAGAAGGGATTCATATTCAGGATGTGACTGAGAATGGTAGCGAGGCACTAGTTTCGAAGTTTCACACTGAAGGTGCAAGACCAAAGCAGTTGTTTGGCCTTCCGCAAGGAGCTGCTGGTCAAAGACAACTGAATGAAACAGAAGTACCTGAGAGAGAAAACCAGGAAGTGAATTCTGTTACCCCAGAAGTTCCCCTCTCAAGCACCAGCATTAAATTTGATAAAAATTCTGAACCTGCTGTGGAAAGTAGCACTGAAACGGGAGGAAGTCAAACATCTGAAAGTGCAGAACCAGTTAAAACACCTGCAGCTCTTTCACAGAAACAACCGTTGTGGGTCCCTGATTCAGAGGCACCCAACTGCATGAACTGTCAAGTGAAGTTCACCTTTACAAAAAGACGACACCACTGTCGTGCATGTGGAAAA GTTTTTTGTGGTGCTTGTTGCAAACGAAAGTGCAAACTACAGTACATGGAGAAGGAAGCAAGAGTCTGTATTGGCTGTTACGATGATATTAATAAAG cacaGGCATTTGAAAGGATGATGAGTCCAACTGGTCCTCTTCCTAACTCCAGTGTCTCCTCTGAGTGTTCTGCTGCACCTTTGCAGGAAGCCCAGATACCTGGTAGTGCTAACACTCCCTCATCCTCTGCGTTGTCACCTATTTCAGTGCTTAAACAACCTGGCATTGAAG GGCTGTGCCCCAAAGAACAGAGGAGAGTTTGGTTTGCAGATGGTATTTTGCCAACTGGAGAAGTGGCAGATACAACAAAACTTTCATCTGGAGCAAAGAGGTCATCACAGGACCTAAGTCCAGTAAACCCTGACTTGCCAGAGATGCATATG GCTGCAAACCCAGAGGAAGATGACATACTAACTGATGtaaattcaaaaccaaaagaagaaatagatgTTATTACAAGAATGGAGGGACTATGTCCTTCTGTTCCTTCAGAACAGGATGTGCAGCAGGCTGTTTGCGGCCAGAGCGAGATGGCGCATATTTATAGATTCGTAACTCCAGGAAATAAAGAGAGTTCTGCTACAGAAGATGAGAAAACTAGTTCCAGTTTAGTTGATCGGACTAAAAGTGATATGCCTGTTAGTCCTTCAAGTTACAGAGCACTTTGTGGTGTTGAGAACCGTGTCCATAGAGAAATCAGCCTTGTTCCTGATGGTGACAAACTCCCACCACTTTTGCTTGCAGTgggtgagaaaggaaaag ATCCTCTAGTGGAAGAACATCCGTCTCACCAACAGGTCACCTTGCTTCTTGCGGAAGGAGGTCCCAATCCATTAACATTTATCCTAAATGCAAACTTGCTTGTGAATGTCAGGTTAATATCTT attcttcagaaaaatgctgGTACTTCTCAACAAATGGACTACATGGTTTGGGTCAGGCAGAAATTATCATTCTGTTGCAGTGTTTGCCAGATGAGGAGACTTTTCCTAATGAGATActcaaattatttattaacatCTATAAAGACGCAGTGAAAG GAAGATTTAtaagaaacatggaaaacattACGTTTACTGAAAACTTTCTCAATAACAAAGATCATGGAGGATTCCTGTTTGTTTCACCAACTTTTCAGAAACTTGATGATTTAATTCTACCAGATAACCCTCTTCTTTGTGGCATTCTAATCCATAAGATGGAAATACCCTGGGCAAAAGTTTTTCCAATCCGTTTGATGTTGAGATTGGGAGCAGAATATGGGG CATATCCAACTTCTCTAGTAAGTTTCAGACACCGAAAGCCACTCTTTGGAGAAATAGGACACACAGTAATGAATCTACTTGTT GATCTTAGAAACTATCAATATACTTTGCATACCATAGACAACCTATTTGTTCATGTGGAAATGGGTAGAAGCTGTATTAAAATACCCCTAAGGAAGTATAATGAG GTGATGAAGGTGGTAAATTCTTCTAATGACCATGTAATTAGTATTGGAGCCAGTTTCAATACTGAAGCAGATTCTCACTTAGTGTGTGTGCAGAATAAGCATGGCCTCTATCATACGCAAGCAAACAGTGCTACTGAACATCCTAGGAAAG TTACAGGTGCAAGTTTTGTAGTGTTTAATGGAGCCTTAAAGACATCTTCAGGATTTCTAGCTAAATCCAGTATAGTTGAAG ATGGACTAATGGTACAAATAACACCAGAAACGATGGAAAGCCTACGCCAGGCATTAAGAAACAAGAAGgactttaaaataacttgtgGCAAAGTGGATGCAGAAGGCCTAAAGGAATATGTAGATATTTGCTGGGTAGAAAAcgaagaaaaaacaaacaaagg AATTCTAAGTCCAGTAGATGGAAAATCAATGGAAGGAACTCAGAGTGAAAAAGTACCACACAGCAGAGActttgaaagagaaggaaaagttcTGAAGTGCACTGAA gTGTACTATTTTCTAAAGGACCATGAACTATCCAGTCCTGTTCCTCTTCAGTTTGCTAAAGAGATTGCGATTGCCTGCAGTACCGCTCTTTGCCCGCACCTTAAAACCTTGAAAAATAATGGGATGAATAAGATAGGCCTAAGAGTTTCTGTTGACTCAGATATG GTTGAGTACTTGGCAGGATCCGGAGGTCGACTTCTTCCACAGTACTATCTGAATGAATTGGACAGTGCTCTGATTCCTGTGATCCATGGTGGGATGTCAGATCCTACAAGTTTACCATTGAAAATGGAATTAGTATTTTTCCTTATAGAACATCTGTTTTGA